The Nocardioides sp. S-1144 genome includes a region encoding these proteins:
- a CDS encoding HNH endonuclease signature motif containing protein has translation MPSATATRTADPALAAVRTHQAATRRAEVATLVAVLDWALEHTTDDDPHTVTFGERPLPLGGVGCPVIEEFAAYDLAAAMGMSTDAGLGYLGRALELRYRLPRLWAAVLDGRLPVWKAGRIVESTMRLPVDGAAYVDARLAQAVSSITFTQLDRLVTEALARHAPQDVAPPADERHAWLDLTHATLQGHVRLDALLSVPDAMNLEDALQTGTSRLTDAGCEEPLDVRRSIALGDLARGEQPLDLVTRPTRDLVVHVHHDSPDLGRCATTRSPVTVETIRTWCGAAAKVTIKPVIDLEQHVHVEAYEAPDRLREQVELRDLTCVFPHCRRPASRCDLDHITPYSTGGTTSSDNLAPLCRRHHRAKTHSPWTYTMTTPGTYRWTAPSGLAYRRDHHGTTPLDPPPAEPAEP, from the coding sequence ATGCCCTCAGCCACCGCCACCCGGACCGCCGACCCGGCGCTGGCGGCGGTGCGCACCCACCAGGCCGCGACCCGCCGGGCCGAGGTCGCGACCCTGGTCGCGGTCCTCGACTGGGCCCTCGAGCACACCACCGACGACGACCCCCACACCGTCACCTTCGGCGAACGCCCGCTCCCGCTGGGTGGCGTCGGCTGCCCGGTCATCGAGGAGTTCGCCGCCTACGACCTCGCCGCCGCGATGGGCATGAGCACCGACGCCGGGCTGGGCTACCTCGGCCGGGCCCTCGAACTCCGCTACCGGCTTCCCCGGCTCTGGGCAGCGGTCCTCGACGGCCGGCTCCCCGTCTGGAAGGCCGGTCGGATCGTCGAGTCGACGATGCGCCTGCCCGTCGACGGCGCGGCGTACGTCGACGCCCGACTCGCCCAGGCCGTCTCCTCGATCACCTTCACCCAGCTCGACCGCCTCGTCACCGAGGCCCTCGCCCGCCACGCACCCCAGGACGTCGCTCCGCCCGCCGACGAACGGCACGCCTGGCTCGACCTCACCCACGCCACCCTCCAGGGTCACGTCCGTCTCGACGCCCTCCTGTCGGTTCCCGACGCGATGAATCTTGAGGACGCCCTCCAGACGGGAACTTCGAGGCTCACCGACGCCGGGTGCGAGGAGCCCCTCGACGTCCGCCGCTCGATCGCCCTCGGCGACCTCGCCCGCGGCGAGCAGCCCCTCGACCTCGTCACGCGACCCACCCGTGACCTCGTCGTGCACGTCCACCACGACAGTCCGGACCTTGGGCGCTGCGCGACCACCCGGAGTCCGGTCACCGTGGAGACCATCCGCACCTGGTGCGGTGCCGCCGCGAAGGTCACCATCAAGCCCGTCATCGACCTCGAGCAGCACGTCCACGTCGAGGCCTACGAAGCACCCGACCGGCTCCGCGAACAGGTCGAGCTGCGCGACCTCACCTGCGTCTTTCCACACTGCCGCCGACCCGCCAGCCGCTGCGACCTCGACCACATCACCCCGTACTCAACCGGCGGCACCACCAGCAGCGACAACCTCGCCCCCCTGTGCCGACGACACCACCGCGCCAAGACCCACAGCCCGTGGACGTACACGATGACCACACCGGGCACCTACCGCTGGACCGCGCCGTCGGGCCTCGCCTACCGACGCGACCACCACGGCACCACCCCACTCGACCCACCACCAGCCGAGCCGGCCGAACCCTGA
- a CDS encoding TIM barrel protein, with translation MTFTLAVCSEMVFTDLPVAERVRRIHDQGFAVEIWDWSVHDADALAASGARFTSMTGYLRGDLTTADGADELLRTAEASLPFARAIACPSLNLHGTGLGPGGLPVRPVELVTGEMWLAAVRTLERVAALGEEHGVTFVLENLNTEVDHPGTPFARAADTLALVRAVGSDHLRMNLDLYHAQIGEGNLVELVRRAAPYLGEVQVADVPGRCEPGTGEVRWPVVARALAEAGYDGVVAMEAFASTEGTAGSDLALERFREAFTL, from the coding sequence ATGACCTTCACCCTCGCCGTCTGCTCCGAGATGGTCTTCACCGACCTGCCCGTCGCCGAGCGGGTCCGGCGCATCCACGACCAGGGCTTCGCCGTCGAGATCTGGGACTGGAGCGTCCACGACGCGGACGCGCTCGCCGCCAGCGGCGCCCGGTTCACCTCGATGACCGGCTACCTCCGCGGCGACCTCACCACCGCCGACGGCGCCGACGAGCTGCTCCGCACCGCGGAGGCGTCGCTGCCCTTCGCCCGGGCGATCGCCTGCCCGTCGCTCAACCTGCACGGCACCGGTCTCGGCCCCGGTGGGCTGCCGGTCCGCCCGGTCGAGCTGGTGACCGGCGAGATGTGGCTGGCCGCCGTCCGCACCCTCGAGCGGGTCGCCGCCCTCGGCGAGGAGCACGGCGTCACCTTCGTGCTCGAGAACCTCAACACCGAGGTCGACCACCCCGGGACGCCGTTCGCGCGAGCCGCCGACACCCTCGCCCTCGTGCGCGCCGTCGGCAGCGACCACCTCCGGATGAACCTGGACCTCTACCACGCCCAGATCGGCGAGGGGAACCTCGTCGAGCTGGTGCGCCGGGCCGCGCCGTACCTCGGCGAGGTGCAGGTGGCCGACGTCCCCGGCCGCTGCGAGCCGGGCACCGGCGAGGTCCGGTGGCCCGTCGTCGCCCGCGCCCTCGCCGAGGCCGGCTACGACGGCGTCGTCGCGATGGAGGCCTTTGCCTCGACCGAGGGCACCGCCGGCAGCGACCTCGCCCTCGAGAGGTTCCGCGAAGCGTTCACGCTGTGA
- a CDS encoding Gfo/Idh/MocA family oxidoreductase, with protein MPSSALRIALVGAGRIGAAHAETIARRVPEADLVAVVDPRPGAADAVAAPLGARGETSVEAVLAAPDVDAVVVAASSSAHAELIGVAAAAGKHVFSEKPAGMTLAEIDGARRATAAAGVAFQVGFNRRFAREFVEARTLIADGRLGEVRQLRSLTRDPGRGPADPDAVPEWTIFTQTLIHDFDTLNWLNPGARAVDVVATAGSLTAPGHPTLLDHATVVVRYDNGAIGTAEASFAAVHGYDVRGEVLGSEGMVTMGDGARSSLRVHDGAGRRAATSHSDTDLLADAYAAEFAELAHAVAEGRAPSVGGDDAWAAFAIAQACIDSMTSGGRVAVSQPGSGA; from the coding sequence ATGCCCTCCTCCGCCCTCCGCATCGCCCTCGTCGGCGCCGGCCGGATCGGTGCCGCGCACGCCGAGACCATCGCCCGGCGGGTGCCCGAGGCCGATCTCGTCGCCGTCGTCGACCCCCGGCCGGGCGCCGCCGACGCGGTGGCCGCACCGCTCGGAGCGCGCGGCGAGACCTCCGTCGAGGCCGTCCTCGCGGCCCCCGACGTCGACGCCGTCGTCGTGGCGGCGTCCTCCTCGGCGCACGCTGAGCTGATCGGCGTCGCGGCCGCCGCCGGCAAGCACGTGTTCAGCGAGAAGCCCGCCGGCATGACCCTCGCCGAGATCGACGGGGCCCGCCGGGCCACCGCGGCGGCCGGCGTGGCGTTCCAGGTCGGTTTCAACCGCCGCTTCGCCCGCGAGTTCGTCGAGGCCCGGACGCTCATCGCCGACGGCCGCCTCGGGGAGGTGCGGCAGCTGCGCTCCCTGACCCGCGACCCCGGGCGCGGGCCGGCCGACCCGGACGCCGTCCCGGAGTGGACGATCTTCACCCAGACCCTGATCCACGACTTCGACACGCTGAACTGGCTCAACCCGGGAGCCCGCGCCGTCGACGTCGTGGCCACCGCGGGCTCGCTGACGGCGCCGGGCCACCCGACGCTGCTCGACCACGCGACGGTCGTCGTCCGCTACGACAACGGCGCGATCGGCACGGCCGAGGCGAGCTTCGCGGCCGTCCACGGCTACGACGTCCGCGGCGAGGTGCTCGGGTCGGAGGGCATGGTGACGATGGGCGACGGCGCCCGCTCGTCGCTGCGGGTGCACGACGGCGCCGGCCGGCGGGCCGCCACGTCGCACAGCGACACCGACCTGCTGGCCGACGCCTACGCGGCGGAGTTCGCCGAGCTGGCGCACGCCGTCGCGGAGGGGCGGGCGCCGTCGGTCGGCGGCGACGACGCCTGGGCGGCGTTCGCGATCGCCCAGGCGTGCATCGACTCGATGACCTCCGGTGGCCGGGTCGCCGTCTCCCAGCCCGGGTCGGGAGCCTGA
- a CDS encoding Gfo/Idh/MocA family oxidoreductase, with the protein MNASAAPLRVGVIGAGAMGASHVRTLTTAVPGAVVTEVFDPDTERARSVVGPGGRAASSAEDLIASAEVDAVVIASPDLTHAALAVRCLEAGKPTLCEKPLALTAAEARTVVDAEVAGGRRLVQLGFMRRFDPGFVALRDAVVDGSVGRVRVVHAVHRNASSSTSTDDAGLVTGSMVHELDTIPWLLDDPLVAIRVESPVTTGFRDPQLATLWTRGGVMATVEVFVNAAYGYDVRCEVVGTAGSASLEPTTPIRLRSAGVDGVAVRDDFVAHFTEAYRHELGAWVRAAATGGVASSAPSAWDGYVANVAAAAGVASLGSGVREDVTPGERPALYA; encoded by the coding sequence GTGAACGCGTCCGCCGCCCCGCTGCGGGTCGGCGTCATCGGCGCCGGCGCCATGGGCGCCTCCCACGTCCGCACCCTGACGACCGCCGTCCCGGGCGCCGTGGTCACCGAGGTCTTCGACCCCGACACCGAGCGCGCGAGGTCCGTGGTCGGCCCCGGCGGTCGCGCGGCGTCGTCCGCGGAGGACCTGATCGCCTCGGCCGAGGTGGACGCCGTCGTCATCGCCTCCCCGGACCTCACCCACGCCGCGCTCGCCGTCCGGTGCCTCGAGGCCGGGAAGCCGACCCTGTGCGAGAAGCCGCTGGCCCTCACCGCCGCCGAGGCCCGCACGGTCGTCGACGCCGAGGTCGCCGGCGGGCGACGTCTCGTGCAGCTCGGCTTCATGCGCCGCTTCGACCCCGGCTTCGTCGCGCTGCGCGACGCCGTCGTCGACGGCAGCGTCGGCCGGGTGCGGGTCGTGCACGCCGTGCACCGCAACGCCTCGAGCTCCACCAGCACCGACGACGCCGGCCTGGTGACCGGCTCGATGGTCCACGAGCTCGACACGATCCCGTGGCTGCTCGACGACCCGCTGGTGGCGATCCGGGTCGAGTCGCCGGTCACCACCGGCTTCCGCGACCCCCAGCTGGCGACCCTGTGGACCCGCGGCGGGGTGATGGCGACCGTCGAGGTCTTCGTCAACGCCGCGTACGGCTACGACGTCCGGTGCGAGGTCGTCGGCACGGCCGGCTCGGCCTCGTTGGAGCCAACCACGCCGATCCGGCTGCGCTCGGCCGGGGTCGACGGCGTCGCGGTGCGCGACGACTTCGTCGCCCACTTCACCGAGGCCTACCGCCACGAGCTCGGCGCGTGGGTCCGGGCGGCCGCCACGGGTGGTGTCGCGTCGTCCGCGCCGTCGGCGTGGGACGGCTACGTCGCCAACGTCGCGGCCGCGGCCGGCGTCGCCTCCCTCGGCTCCGGCGTCCGCGAGGACGTCACCCCGGGTGAGCGCCCGGCGCTGTACGCCTGA
- a CDS encoding Gfo/Idh/MocA family protein — MSDRELRVGVVGLGWMGQVHARSLTRLAHHYPGLGLRPRLVAVADTATDERTSAAVAAYGFEERTDDWRELVAREDLDLVCVTGPNFIHRDVGVAVAASGKHLWIEKPAGRNAAETREIADAVVAAGVQSAAGFNYRNAPAVERARALVAAGRIGTVEHTSIRFLADYAAHPDGALSWRFANEHAGSGVLGDLVSHAVDLGRYVVGEPAELVVDRATFIPQRPQAVAGARHFERGSGAMGDVENEDYVSALLRFADGSRGVLESSRVAVGEQCTYGIEVHGTTGAVAWDFRRMGELRVCLDQDYQDGAWATELMTPAHGELGAFQPGTGIAMSYDDLKVIEAHRLLESIRTGTPVGATIHDALVAAEIVEAMVASADERRWVTL, encoded by the coding sequence GTGAGCGACCGCGAGCTGCGCGTCGGCGTCGTCGGGCTGGGCTGGATGGGGCAGGTCCACGCCCGCAGCCTGACCCGGCTCGCCCACCACTACCCGGGTCTGGGCCTGCGGCCCCGGCTGGTCGCGGTGGCCGACACCGCGACCGACGAGCGGACCTCCGCCGCGGTGGCGGCGTACGGCTTCGAGGAGCGCACCGACGACTGGCGCGAGCTGGTCGCGCGCGAGGACCTCGACCTGGTCTGCGTCACCGGCCCCAACTTCATCCACCGCGACGTCGGCGTCGCGGTGGCCGCGAGCGGCAAGCACCTGTGGATCGAGAAGCCCGCCGGCCGCAACGCCGCGGAGACCCGCGAGATCGCCGACGCCGTCGTCGCCGCCGGGGTGCAGTCGGCGGCCGGCTTCAACTACCGCAACGCCCCCGCCGTCGAGCGGGCCCGCGCGCTGGTCGCGGCCGGCCGGATCGGCACCGTCGAGCACACCAGCATCCGCTTCCTCGCCGACTACGCCGCGCACCCCGACGGGGCGCTGTCGTGGCGCTTCGCGAACGAGCACGCCGGCAGCGGCGTCCTGGGCGACCTCGTCAGCCACGCCGTCGACCTCGGCCGCTACGTGGTCGGCGAGCCGGCCGAGCTCGTGGTCGATCGAGCGACGTTCATCCCGCAGCGGCCCCAGGCCGTCGCCGGCGCCCGGCACTTCGAGCGCGGCAGCGGCGCGATGGGCGACGTCGAGAACGAGGACTACGTCAGCGCCCTGCTCCGCTTCGCCGACGGCTCGCGCGGGGTGCTCGAGTCCAGCCGCGTCGCGGTGGGGGAGCAGTGCACCTACGGCATCGAGGTGCACGGCACGACCGGTGCCGTCGCCTGGGACTTCCGCCGGATGGGCGAGCTGCGCGTCTGCCTCGACCAGGACTACCAGGACGGCGCCTGGGCCACCGAGCTCATGACGCCGGCGCACGGCGAGCTCGGGGCGTTCCAGCCCGGCACCGGGATCGCGATGAGCTACGACGACCTCAAGGTCATCGAGGCCCACCGCCTGCTGGAGTCGATCCGCACCGGCACGCCGGTGGGCGCCACGATCCACGACGCCCTGGTGGCCGCCGAGATCGTCGAGGCGATGGTCGCGTCGGCCGACGAGCGCCGGTGGGTGACGCTGTGA
- a CDS encoding ATP-binding cassette domain-containing protein, with the protein MTDLDKTDRTPPAGGHARSHQGEALVEVRAIGKRYGNIIALSDVSTVVRAGEVTCVLGDNGAGKSTFIKILAGAHSHSDGTMVVAGEEKELSSPREALDLGIATVYQDLAVVSLMPVWRNFFLGSELTRGFGPIKRLDIPAMKKIAKAELAAMGIDLRDVDQPIGTLSGGERQCVAIARAVYFGAKVLILDEPTAALGVKQSGVVLKYIAAARDRGLGVVFITHNPHHAYPVGDRFLILRRGKSMGDFPKAELALDDLVSMMAGGAELASLVHELERSEAGADIAAEMQVEQ; encoded by the coding sequence ATGACCGACCTCGACAAGACCGACCGCACGCCTCCCGCGGGCGGCCACGCCCGCAGCCACCAGGGCGAGGCCCTCGTGGAGGTGCGCGCCATCGGCAAGCGCTACGGCAACATCATCGCGCTCAGCGACGTCTCGACCGTCGTCCGGGCCGGCGAGGTCACCTGCGTCCTCGGCGACAACGGCGCCGGCAAGTCGACGTTCATCAAGATCCTCGCCGGAGCGCACTCCCACAGCGACGGCACCATGGTCGTCGCCGGCGAGGAGAAGGAGCTCTCCAGCCCGCGCGAGGCGCTCGACCTCGGCATCGCGACCGTCTACCAGGACCTGGCGGTCGTCTCGCTGATGCCGGTGTGGCGCAACTTCTTCCTCGGCAGCGAGCTGACCCGGGGCTTCGGCCCGATCAAGCGCCTCGACATCCCGGCGATGAAGAAGATCGCCAAGGCCGAGCTCGCCGCCATGGGCATCGACCTCCGCGACGTCGACCAGCCGATCGGCACGCTCTCGGGCGGCGAGCGGCAGTGCGTCGCCATCGCCCGCGCGGTCTACTTCGGCGCCAAGGTGCTCATCCTCGACGAGCCGACGGCCGCGCTCGGCGTCAAGCAGTCGGGCGTCGTGCTGAAGTACATCGCCGCCGCGCGCGACCGCGGGCTCGGCGTCGTCTTCATCACCCACAACCCGCACCACGCCTACCCGGTGGGCGACCGGTTCCTGATCCTGCGCCGCGGCAAGAGCATGGGCGACTTCCCCAAGGCCGAGCTGGCCCTCGACGACCTGGTCTCCATGATGGCCGGCGGTGCCGAGCTGGCCTCGCTCGTGCACGAGCTCGAGCGCTCCGAGGCCGGTGCCGACATCGCCGCGGAGATGCAGGTGGAGCAGTGA
- a CDS encoding ABC transporter permease produces the protein MATAIAVDERVARTSTLTRVMKRPEVGALSAAIVIFVFFALTTDVFATGRGASTWLQQASTVGIMAVAVALLMIGGEFDLSAGAITGFTGLVVGVLTREYGVNIFAAILISLALALLIGAVNGVLVMKTGLPSFIVTLGTFFVLQGIDLAGTKALIGQVAIQGMSKVPYYDQAKTIFGSTPLTIDGGGIYVSVFWWLGVTAVATWVLLRTRAGNWIFAVGGAVTAARQVGVPVFRTKVGLFMTTAGAGWLVGMLLLFRTSTVQSNTGVGQEFIYIICAVVGGCLMTGGYGSAIGAALGALIYGMVNQGIVYAGWDNNWLKAFLGVMLLGAVLLNEWVRKRAETSR, from the coding sequence ATGGCCACAGCCATCGCGGTCGACGAGCGCGTCGCGCGCACCTCGACCCTGACACGCGTGATGAAGCGACCAGAGGTCGGCGCCCTCAGCGCCGCGATCGTCATCTTCGTCTTCTTCGCGCTCACCACCGACGTGTTCGCCACCGGCAGGGGAGCCAGCACCTGGCTGCAGCAGGCCTCGACGGTCGGCATCATGGCCGTCGCGGTCGCCCTGCTGATGATCGGTGGTGAGTTCGACCTGTCGGCCGGCGCCATCACCGGCTTCACCGGGCTGGTCGTCGGCGTCCTCACCCGCGAGTACGGCGTCAACATCTTCGCCGCGATCCTCATCTCGCTGGCGCTGGCGCTGCTGATCGGGGCGGTGAACGGCGTCCTGGTGATGAAGACCGGGCTGCCCAGCTTCATCGTCACCCTCGGCACGTTCTTCGTGCTGCAGGGGATCGACCTGGCCGGCACCAAGGCGCTGATCGGGCAGGTCGCCATCCAGGGCATGTCGAAGGTGCCCTACTACGACCAGGCCAAGACCATCTTCGGCTCGACGCCGCTGACGATCGACGGCGGCGGGATCTACGTCTCGGTGTTCTGGTGGCTCGGGGTCACCGCGGTGGCGACCTGGGTGCTGCTGCGCACCCGGGCCGGCAACTGGATCTTCGCCGTCGGTGGCGCGGTCACCGCCGCCCGCCAGGTCGGCGTCCCGGTCTTCCGCACCAAGGTCGGTCTCTTCATGACCACCGCCGGCGCGGGCTGGCTGGTCGGCATGCTGCTGCTGTTCCGCACCTCGACGGTGCAGAGCAACACCGGTGTCGGCCAGGAGTTCATCTACATCATCTGCGCCGTCGTCGGGGGCTGCCTGATGACCGGCGGCTACGGCTCGGCCATCGGGGCCGCGCTCGGGGCCCTGATCTACGGCATGGTCAACCAGGGGATCGTCTACGCCGGGTGGGACAACAACTGGCTCAAGGCCTTCCTCGGCGTCATGCTCCTCGGCGCGGTGCTGCTCAACGAGTGGGTCCGCAAGCGGGCGGAGACGAGCCGATGA
- a CDS encoding sugar ABC transporter substrate-binding protein produces the protein MKKLTTVAALALAATTLAACSGTGDEEKQEEVASSDLTYAVITHSSSGDAFWDRVKSGAEKAGTDYGVSVNYSSDPDPAKQAQLIDGAVADEVDGIVVSMANPDGLETSIKDAVAAGIPVVTINSGVDRFAEFGAITHIGQSETIAGAAVGEQLNEDGLTKAICVIQEAGNVGLEERCAAAADSFDGDMENLQVDGTDDSAVQASITSKLQAEPDIDGVLTLGGQYAIDAVGAVEESGSEAQVATFDLNEDVVAGVEDGSILFAVDQQPYVQGFLGVTTLYLKSINGNDVGGGQPINSGPAFVTKENAAEVAGFAANGTR, from the coding sequence ATGAAGAAGCTCACCACGGTGGCCGCGCTCGCGCTGGCCGCCACGACCCTGGCCGCGTGCAGCGGCACGGGCGACGAGGAGAAGCAGGAGGAGGTCGCGTCCAGCGACCTCACCTACGCGGTGATCACCCACAGCTCCTCGGGCGACGCCTTCTGGGACCGGGTGAAGTCCGGTGCCGAGAAGGCCGGGACCGACTACGGCGTCTCGGTCAACTACTCCTCGGACCCCGACCCGGCCAAGCAGGCCCAGCTGATCGACGGCGCCGTCGCCGACGAGGTCGACGGGATCGTGGTCTCGATGGCCAACCCCGACGGCCTCGAGACCAGCATCAAGGACGCGGTCGCCGCGGGCATCCCCGTGGTCACCATCAACTCCGGCGTCGACCGGTTCGCCGAGTTCGGCGCGATCACCCACATCGGGCAGAGCGAGACCATCGCCGGCGCGGCGGTGGGCGAGCAGCTGAACGAGGACGGCCTGACCAAGGCCATCTGCGTGATCCAGGAGGCCGGCAACGTGGGGCTCGAGGAGCGGTGCGCCGCAGCCGCGGACAGCTTCGACGGCGACATGGAGAACCTCCAGGTCGACGGCACCGACGACAGCGCGGTGCAGGCCAGCATCACCTCCAAGCTCCAGGCCGAGCCCGACATCGACGGGGTGCTCACCCTCGGCGGCCAGTACGCCATCGACGCGGTCGGTGCGGTCGAGGAGTCCGGCTCCGAGGCGCAGGTCGCGACCTTCGACCTCAACGAGGACGTCGTCGCCGGCGTCGAGGACGGATCCATCCTCTTCGCCGTCGACCAGCAGCCCTACGTCCAGGGCTTCCTCGGCGTCACCACGCTCTACCTCAAGTCGATCAACGGCAACGACGTGGGCGGCGGCCAGCCGATCAACTCCGGCCCGGCCTTCGTCACGAAGGAGAACGCCGCCGAGGTCGCCGGGTTCGCCGCCAACGGCACCCGCTGA
- a CDS encoding CoA-acylating methylmalonate-semialdehyde dehydrogenase, whose product MSDLPVHDHWIDGRPTAGTDQQRLGDVFDPATGQARSRVRLAGVADVDAAVAAARAAATTWSETSVTARSRVMFTFRELLVQHEDELAAVISAEHGKTLDDARGEVVRGREVVEFACGIPQLLKGDFNDQVSAGVDSHSFRQPLGVVAGITPFNFPIMVPLWMHPVAIACGNTFVLKPSERVPGASDLVARLYQQAGLPDGVFNVVHGDKVAVDALLEHPDVDAVSFVGSTPIARHVHEGASRTGKRVQALGGAKNHAVVMPDADLDFAADHIVAAGYGSAGQRCMAISAVVAVGPAADTLVDKIRERTVDLTVGPGSRAGVDMGPVITRASRDRIVDFVGQAEDAGAKVVVDGRDLVVEGHEGGFFVGPTLVDHATTEMSVYTDEIFGPLLTVLRVATLDEAIELINANPFGNGTAVFTSSGEVGRSFQRRVKVGMIGVNVPVPVPMAFHSFGGWKDSMFGDHHMHGPEGVRFYTQAKVVTTRWPHVSEESLAQLNFPTAQ is encoded by the coding sequence ATGAGCGACCTCCCCGTCCACGACCACTGGATCGACGGCCGGCCCACCGCGGGCACGGACCAGCAGCGCCTCGGTGACGTCTTCGACCCGGCCACCGGGCAGGCGCGCAGCCGGGTCCGCCTGGCCGGCGTCGCCGACGTCGACGCCGCCGTGGCCGCCGCCCGCGCCGCCGCCACCACCTGGTCCGAGACGTCGGTGACCGCCCGCTCGCGGGTGATGTTCACCTTCCGCGAGCTGCTGGTGCAGCACGAGGACGAGCTGGCCGCGGTCATCTCCGCCGAGCACGGCAAGACCCTCGACGACGCCCGCGGCGAGGTGGTCCGCGGCCGCGAGGTCGTCGAGTTCGCGTGCGGCATCCCGCAGCTGCTCAAGGGCGACTTCAACGACCAGGTCTCGGCCGGCGTCGACTCCCACTCGTTCCGGCAGCCGCTCGGCGTCGTCGCCGGCATCACGCCGTTCAACTTCCCGATCATGGTGCCGCTGTGGATGCACCCGGTCGCGATCGCCTGCGGCAACACCTTCGTGCTCAAGCCGTCCGAGCGCGTGCCCGGCGCCTCCGACCTCGTCGCCCGCCTCTACCAGCAGGCCGGCCTGCCCGACGGCGTCTTCAACGTCGTGCACGGCGACAAGGTCGCGGTCGACGCGCTGCTCGAGCACCCCGACGTCGACGCGGTCTCGTTCGTCGGCTCCACGCCGATCGCCCGCCACGTCCACGAGGGCGCAAGCCGCACCGGCAAGCGGGTGCAGGCCCTCGGCGGCGCGAAGAACCACGCCGTCGTGATGCCCGACGCCGACCTCGACTTCGCCGCCGACCACATCGTCGCGGCCGGCTACGGCTCCGCCGGGCAGCGCTGCATGGCGATCTCGGCCGTCGTCGCGGTGGGCCCGGCCGCCGACACCCTCGTCGACAAGATCCGCGAGCGCACCGTCGACCTGACCGTCGGCCCGGGCAGCCGGGCCGGCGTCGACATGGGCCCGGTCATCACCCGCGCCTCCCGCGACCGGATCGTCGACTTCGTCGGCCAGGCCGAGGACGCCGGCGCGAAGGTCGTCGTCGACGGCCGCGACCTGGTGGTCGAGGGCCACGAGGGCGGCTTCTTCGTCGGCCCCACCCTGGTCGACCACGCCACCACCGAGATGTCGGTCTACACCGACGAGATCTTCGGTCCGCTGCTCACCGTCCTGCGCGTGGCGACCCTCGACGAGGCGATCGAGCTGATCAACGCCAACCCCTTCGGCAACGGCACCGCGGTGTTCACGTCGTCGGGTGAGGTGGGTCGCTCCTTCCAGAGACGCGTCAAGGTCGGCATGATCGGGGTGAACGTCCCGGTCCCGGTCCCGATGGCCTTCCACTCGTTCGGCGGGTGGAAGGACTCGATGTTCGGCGACCACCACATGCACGGGCCCGAGGGGGTCCGGTTCTACACGCAGGCCAAGGTGGTCACCACGCGGTGGCCCCACGTGAGCGAGGAGTCGCTCGCCCAGCTCAACTTCCCGACGGCACAGTGA